A genomic segment from Callithrix jacchus isolate 240 chromosome 8, calJac240_pri, whole genome shotgun sequence encodes:
- the LOC118145159 gene encoding uncharacterized protein LOC118145159: MKTKVSNPRKRSRVAMQRTKPRDLQQGLSHSADPLIQSVRQLLEAGGKHLKDFERTVTDNHADLGILPVPTSRTEKALNSQDIEQNTYEGLTSVVRNNYPWIERYSRPPKKIVKASLKLSLNNYISRTKLNSISDNKRISNIPKKTAPKAKKEAPAPPKAEARVKALKAKKAVLKGVHSHTKKKIRTSPIFWRPKTLRLWRQPKYPRKSAPRRNKLDHYAIIKFPLTTESAMKKTEDNNTLVFIVDVKANKHHIKQAVKKLYDIDVAKVNTLIRPDGEKKAYVRLAPDYDALDVANKIGIIYTVQLANSKYMYIFSPFKKEKKP; this comes from the exons ATGAAGACCAAGGTGTCTAATCCCCGCAAAAGAAGCAGGGTGGCTATGCAGAGAACAAAACCCAGAGATCTGCAGCAGGGCCTCTCACACAGTGCTGATCCACTCATTCAAAGTGTGAGACAACTACTGGAGGCTGGGGGAAAACATCTGAAAGATTTTGAGAGAACAGTGACAGACAATCATGCAGACTTAGGAATATTGCCTGTTCCCACCAGCCGAACTGAAAAAGCTCTTAACTCACAGGACATTGAGCAGAATACTTATGAAGGTCTTACCTCAGTAGTGAGGAATAATTATCCCTGGATTGAGCGATACTCCAGGCCTCCTAAAAAAATTGTCAAAGCCAGCCTCAAATTGTCTCTAAATAACTACATATCCAGAACAAAACTCAACAGTATTTCTGATAATAAAAGAATATCTAACATTccaaaaaag ACGGCGCCAAAAGCGAAGAAGGAAGCTCCTGCCCCTCCTAAAGCCGAAGCCAGAGTGAAGGCTTTAAAGGCCAAGAAGGCAGTGTTGAAAGGTGTCCACAGCCACACAAAAAAGAAGATCCGCACGTCACCCATCTTCTGGCGGCCCAAGACACTGCGACTCTGGAGGCAGCCCAAATATCCTCGGAAGAGCGCCCCCAGGAGAAACAAACTTGACCACTATGCTATCATCAAGTTTCCACTGACCACTGAGTCTGCcatgaagaagacagaagacaacaacacacttgtgttcattgtggatgttaaagccaacaagcaccacatcaaacaggctgtgaagaagctctatgACATTGATGTGGCCAAGGTCAACACCCTGATTCGGcctgatggagagaagaaggcataTGTTCGACTGGCCCCTGATTACGATGCTTTGGATGTTGCCAACAAAATTGGGATCATCTATACAGTCCAGctggctaattctaaatatatgtatatcttttcaccatttaaaaaagaaaaaaaaccttag